In Indioceanicola profundi, the genomic stretch CGTCCTCATAAGTTTCGCTGACGTTCGCGATCTCACCCAGGGTGAGCCGGCGTCCGGTCTCGTCCACCCGCAGGGTCAGGCCAGCGACGCCGGCGGCGTCCTCCTGCTGGCCCATGGTGCGGACCTGCTTTTCCAGCCCGCCGGAAAGCGAACCGGAGGGAACGTCGGTGGAGGACTGGCCGATGCGCCGCGCCACGTCCGATAGGGTGACGTCCAGCCGCTCCAGCTCCGCGGCAGGGATTTCCACCCAGATTTCGGAGTCCCGCATGCCGCGGACACTGACGCGGTCCACGCCCCGGTTCATCAGATCGTTGCGCAGCTTTTTGGCATGGGCCCTGAGCGCCGTCTCAGGAACCGGCCCGGACAGCACTACGTCCATGATGTCGTCGAAGATTTCGAAACGTTGGATGACCGGCTCCTCGGCACCCTGCGGAAGAGTGGTCACGTTGGCGACGGCCTGCTCCACATCCGACATGGCCTTGGTCATGTCGGTGCCGTTCTTGAAGTTGATGAACAGCTCGCCGATGCCTTCGCGGGACCGGCCGGTGACGTCGTCGACGCCGTCCAGGTAGCGGACCTCGCGCTCCAGCGCTTCGACGATGCTGCGGTCCACATCGTCGGCGGAAGCACCCGGCCAGGTTACGAAGACGGCCATTCCGGGAACCTCGAAGTCGGGCTCCATCTGGACTTCGAGTTTCTGGATTCCCCAAAGGCCGCCGATCAGCATCAGGGCCATGACGATGTTCGCCGCGACGCGGTGGCGGACGAAGCTGCGGATGATGCCGCCGGGGTTCATTTCCCGCCCTCCATGCTCTGGCTCGTGCTACCACCGCCTTCGGTGCTTGTCGCCTCACCGCGGATGGACACCTTCAGGCCGGGCCCGATCTCCTGGAAACGGGTGGTGACCACCTTGTCGCCATCCTCCAGCCCCGCCCCGATATAAACTGCACCCCCGTCGCGGGAGACGACCTGCACTGTGCGGATATCCAGGCGGTTCTCGGCGTTGATCACATAGACCCGATCCTCGCCATGCAAAGCCGTAGGCGGAAGCTGCACGACCGACTGGTAGGTGCGGTCGGGCATTTTGACTTGCACGAATGCGCCGGGACGCAGCGGCGCATCCACGAAGTTGCCGTCCAGCCGCACATAAATGCCGACACCGCCAGCAGCGGTGTCGATCCGGTCGATCACGCGCTCAACATGCGCGGGATAGCTGAGCTGGGTGCCGCCTAGGTTCCACACCACCTCCGCCGGACGGCCGAGGATACCCTGCCCGTCCGAGGCCAGCCTTCCGTAGGCATCGGTGGGGAGCGTCACCTGCGCCTCCAGCGCCGTGGCGCCGGACAGGGTGGCGACGCGGTCGGAGGGGCCGATGCGCATGCCGCGCTCGGCATTCACATTGCCGACGAAGGCATCGAAGGGAGCGACCAGCCGGGTGCGCTGCAGATCGGTCTCCGCCTTCCTCAGTGCCGCGCCGAGCCGCTCGACCACGGCTTCCTGCTGACGCACGCGGGCCTCCATGGCGCGCCAGTTGTTCTCCGCGGCAGTGAAGGTCTGCTCCTCCTGCGCCACGGTGAGCTGAGTCTGTTCCAGGCGCGGGGCCGCAATGGCGCCCTTCTTGAACAGCTCCTGATTACGGGCAAGCTCCCGCCGGCGGAGTTCGAGCTGCTGGCGTGCCAGCGCAACCTTGGCCTCTTCCGCCTCCACATTGGCGCGGAACTCGTCCAGCCGGGCCTTGGCCTCATCCAACTGGGCGCGGGTCTCGACCACCGTGAGCTCGTAATCCAACGGCTCGATGGTCATCAGCAGCTCGCCCTCGCGGACTACGCCGCCATCGTTCAGAACCGGCGACACCTCCTCCACCGTCCCAGCGACCAGGGCGCGCAGATCGACCCAACGTCCGGCGGCAACGGTCCCGAGAAGCTGGATGGTGGGCTGATGGTCGGTCCGATAGGCGACGACTGTGTCCACGGCCCAGACCTGCTCTGGCTTGGCTTCCCGCTGTACTTCGGGCTTTGTCAC encodes the following:
- a CDS encoding efflux RND transporter periplasmic adaptor subunit, with product MDSLDATFRPVVASAASETVAAPSVGRGRINLSGIGRASWRMAKRWRRPLIPIAILLGSAVAYWTLTVTKPEVQREAKPEQVWAVDTVVAYRTDHQPTIQLLGTVAAGRWVDLRALVAGTVEEVSPVLNDGGVVREGELLMTIEPLDYELTVVETRAQLDEAKARLDEFRANVEAEEAKVALARQQLELRRRELARNQELFKKGAIAAPRLEQTQLTVAQEEQTFTAAENNWRAMEARVRQQEAVVERLGAALRKAETDLQRTRLVAPFDAFVGNVNAERGMRIGPSDRVATLSGATALEAQVTLPTDAYGRLASDGQGILGRPAEVVWNLGGTQLSYPAHVERVIDRIDTAAGGVGIYVRLDGNFVDAPLRPGAFVQVKMPDRTYQSVVQLPPTALHGEDRVYVINAENRLDIRTVQVVSRDGGAVYIGAGLEDGDKVVTTRFQEIGPGLKVSIRGEATSTEGGGSTSQSMEGGK